In Brachypodium distachyon strain Bd21 chromosome 5, Brachypodium_distachyon_v3.0, whole genome shotgun sequence, the genomic window TGTAAAAGAGCTCTCTTAAAAAGcgtatagatacatataatatttcgataacaatttaaaatcggagggagtaggtacTATGTAGAAGGGTATTTTTAATTTGGGAAGGTTAGAAAGAATTAGGAGGAATTAGCTACGGGAGATTATTTGTTGGATAAATTCAAAAATTTGCTGAACTTTTAATAGTATTTGGAGTGTCGATTCCAAAAATATACCAGTCGTCTTGAACACTATATCTATGCGGCAGTTACACGACCTGAGCGAGAGGTTACAATAAAGTCTGTTCCATCCTGAGGCGCTTAAGCCtctaaaaaatgaaataaacaaTTGACATAGATTACTTCTAGATAACATAAGCCATTATCGTCAAGCAAGAAACTTCACATTCTGGCCACCCAGAATATTCAAGCTGAAGCACACCGAACTGGTGGAATTCCACCATTGGAACACCACCTAGCTTATTCTCCCAACAACGTTCACCTACTCCTGGGAGGAGTCCAGCACTCCCAACTTAATGCCCGGGGTGACCGGAACCCCATCGTCATCGAACTCGCCTTGCCCGCCGTCATCACTGTCGATCTTGCTCAACGGGGACGAGAAGTCCAGCCGCATCCCCTCCATGACATCCTCGTAGTCCTCAGCGAGGTCCTGGGAGGTCAGCTGGTGGTACTCCACGAGCTGGATCAGGCTCTGGTTCTCCCTGGTCAGGTTGGCGTTGTCCTGCGCCAGCCGAGACTTCTCCGCGAGCAGCGCCTCCAGCTGCAGCCTCACCTGTTGTTGCACAAGATCACGTCGCAAAGAGGATGATCAGAAATATAAATTGGAGAAATTTCTGTGATTCCAGGATCGCATTGTGCAAATTCTTGATTCTAAAATGCCGTAGGCCAAGAACTGAGGCACATGTTCATTACCAGATCGTCTTCTTCAGGGGCAGCTCCATTTTCGTACCCATCTCTGAGCCTCTTGTTCTCCTCCTCAAGCAGGCCGCACCTCTCCTGCATGAAGTGCAGCTCCGACTTGATGTTCTTCAGCTCCTTGGCAAGGGTGGCCGCTCTGCCCGCCATGGAAACAGCCAGCTGCAGAACACAACATTGATGATCGATCCAAATCAGCCACCTGAAATCTGCAAAATCATCCACAGGAAGAGAAAGGGGGGGAGTTTGCTTCGAAACCACTGACATTGCGCGCCCGCTTCAGATTGGTGCTCTGCGCGACCTCGGCAGAGGCCTGGGTACCATCCCCTGTCTCCTCACGCGGCTTCGAATCGGTGCCGGCGCCGTCATCCGCACCATCACCGGGATCACGTCCGGCGTCGAGGCTCGCGAACTCCGTGGAGCCGCCGCACTGCCGCTTCGCGTAGGGCTCCTCCTTGCCGTCGTCGCACTCTCTCGCCTGGGAGGAAGAGCACGTGGCCAGAGCATTCACTCCCTGGAACAGAAACCCCAGCTCGCGTCAGATCGGCACCACTACAGCATCGAACCGAGCGTTCCAAATCGATCGTATCGGGCTGCGAAATGCTCACCTTCTGCGCGGCGGTGAGCGTGTCGGAGAGCTgcgcgagggaggcggcgacggagtCCAGGCCC contains:
- the LOC100843846 gene encoding uncharacterized protein LOC100843846, producing the protein MDSAASLVSPSSDDRFWDGLRTRVDTILEDRRLVSPTCGVASERPKRLREDSLMLVRGLDSVAASLAQLSDTLTAAQKGVNALATCSSSQARECDDGKEEPYAKRQCGGSTEFASLDAGRDPGDGADDGAGTDSKPREETGDGTQASAEVAQSTNLKRARNLAVSMAGRAATLAKELKNIKSELHFMQERCGLLEEENKRLRDGYENGAAPEEDDLVRLQLEALLAEKSRLAQDNANLTRENQSLIQLVEYHQLTSQDLAEDYEDVMEGMRLDFSSPLSKIDSDDGGQGEFDDDGVPVTPGIKLGVLDSSQE